Proteins encoded together in one Chryseobacterium sp. G0201 window:
- a CDS encoding helix-turn-helix domain-containing protein — MVAKKIIFLLTFLIFTYLYSQEKKITNEEKKINESIRTSRKLANTDCQKALDQLLKSNHKSVALAYKKGEMDSNNLLMTIYYWKGDYKKVLELSKKTLELAKNFNDYEILADSYRLKGLSYSELGLNSYSLLELHKALNDAKKIKTNDSKYFKTSVIYSNIARYHKNLGMYKDSTRFYIKKSVSEVNKVADTSKYNNQKYQIIAFQQMNLGVIYSTEKNNIVAEKYFIKSLNIYKNSSKNHCLPKNEEITLLSEMGKFYLSQKRYKKAIECAKKAKEIEKIYPIPYIRKDILETLLKAYVRINDIPASKEFSEEYINLNDSLKKTGKKSIEALIKRLLSEQENRHKSNLLYILIVNFIMLILIFLAIIFWRRKKKHLFKNDENVVKILPDKDEIRLLDNQITASQTLHVPNTSRHLQNVITISENTIQSILVKLDKFEKSKKFLKNEISLSSLSNSLQTNPRYLSEIIKHYKGKTFNNYINGLRIQYIIDILNETPIYREYKISHLATVAGFSSREVFAIIFKKETGVNPSYYISQLKKNE; from the coding sequence ATGGTAGCAAAAAAGATTATTTTTCTTTTAACATTTTTAATTTTCACGTATTTATATTCACAAGAAAAAAAAATAACAAACGAAGAAAAGAAAATTAACGAGTCAATCAGGACTTCAAGAAAATTAGCTAATACAGACTGTCAAAAGGCACTAGACCAATTACTCAAAAGTAATCATAAATCTGTTGCTTTGGCATATAAAAAAGGCGAAATGGACAGTAATAATTTATTAATGACTATTTATTACTGGAAGGGTGATTATAAAAAAGTACTGGAACTTAGCAAAAAAACACTAGAATTAGCCAAAAATTTTAACGACTATGAAATATTAGCCGATAGTTATAGATTAAAGGGATTGTCATATTCAGAATTAGGATTAAATTCTTATTCTTTATTAGAACTACATAAGGCACTTAACGATGCAAAAAAAATAAAAACTAACGATTCTAAATATTTCAAAACTTCAGTAATCTATAGTAACATTGCCAGATACCATAAAAATTTAGGTATGTATAAAGACTCAACTCGCTTTTACATAAAAAAAAGTGTTTCAGAAGTAAATAAAGTTGCAGATACGAGTAAGTATAATAATCAAAAATACCAAATTATTGCTTTTCAACAAATGAATTTGGGAGTAATATATTCCACAGAAAAGAATAATATCGTCGCCGAAAAATATTTTATCAAATCACTTAATATATATAAAAACAGTAGCAAAAATCATTGTCTTCCAAAAAACGAGGAAATAACTTTGTTAAGTGAAATGGGGAAATTTTATCTTTCTCAGAAAAGATATAAAAAAGCAATCGAATGTGCCAAAAAAGCGAAAGAAATAGAAAAAATTTATCCAATACCTTACATAAGAAAAGATATTTTAGAAACCTTACTTAAAGCATATGTGCGAATAAATGACATTCCTGCATCAAAAGAATTTTCAGAGGAATATATCAATCTTAACGATAGTTTAAAAAAAACTGGAAAAAAGTCGATAGAAGCGCTGATTAAACGGCTTCTCTCTGAGCAAGAAAATAGACATAAAAGTAATTTACTCTATATTTTAATCGTAAATTTTATAATGTTAATTCTAATATTTTTAGCTATAATATTTTGGAGAAGAAAAAAGAAACATTTATTTAAAAATGATGAAAACGTTGTAAAAATACTACCGGACAAGGATGAGATTCGTCTTCTTGATAATCAAATTACCGCTTCTCAAACTCTACATGTTCCTAACACATCTCGACATCTACAAAATGTAATAACAATATCTGAAAACACTATACAATCCATATTAGTTAAACTCGATAAATTTGAAAAATCTAAAAAATTTTTAAAAAATGAGATTAGCCTAAGCTCTTTATCAAATTCTTTACAAACAAATCCGAGATACCTCTCAGAGATAATTAAACATTATAAAGGAAAAACTTTTAATAACTATATAAACGGATTACGAATTCAGTATATAATCGATATTTTAAACGAAACACCTATATATCGAGAATATAAGATCAGTCATTTAGCAACGGTAGCAGGATTTTCCTCTAGAGAAGTATTTGCTATTATTTTCAAAAAAGAGACAGGGGTAAATCCTTCTTATTACATCAGTCAGCTTAAAAAAAATGAATAA
- a CDS encoding helix-turn-helix transcriptional regulator — MKLKYIYTYIVSKRRLIKDEIEFEKSLFFDIYTLVFVFILWCNAILNMFFLYKPFYAVVFIVVGFFMLSTFIWPNPVRFNRHLLIFLFLSLGVAIFYCDIITGKEAMSYLSYISLSIATAFFFDFNKDKYIIFLIVGSYVSFFLINIITDYTVFLYLKQDFSSLELWYISIYKTFEITFCTFVGMYFIHRKEKMIIKYYIEKEKFNVYINKTDKIEYSDGLYELAMSKNSLFITYFKSEFPDYFNNILQTHPNLISSELEICALIKINLSTKEIAMATNTTVRAVENKKYRIRRKFNLPSEVDLNLYIINKF; from the coding sequence ATGAAATTAAAGTATATTTACACATACATCGTAAGTAAGAGACGGCTGATAAAAGATGAAATCGAATTTGAAAAAAGCTTGTTCTTCGATATTTACACTTTGGTTTTTGTTTTTATTTTATGGTGTAATGCCATATTGAATATGTTTTTTTTATATAAACCTTTTTATGCAGTGGTTTTTATTGTAGTAGGATTTTTTATGCTAAGTACTTTTATATGGCCAAATCCTGTGAGATTCAATAGGCATTTGCTTATATTTTTGTTTTTGTCTTTAGGTGTTGCAATATTTTACTGTGATATTATAACGGGAAAAGAAGCGATGAGTTATTTGTCGTATATATCACTTAGTATAGCAACCGCATTTTTTTTTGACTTTAATAAAGATAAGTATATTATTTTCTTAATTGTTGGCTCCTATGTATCTTTTTTTTTAATTAATATTATCACAGATTACACAGTATTTTTATATTTAAAACAAGACTTTTCTTCGCTTGAACTCTGGTATATTAGCATTTATAAGACGTTTGAGATTACCTTCTGTACATTTGTAGGAATGTATTTTATTCATAGAAAAGAAAAGATGATTATCAAATACTATATTGAAAAAGAAAAATTTAATGTTTATATTAATAAAACAGATAAAATAGAGTATTCTGATGGATTGTATGAATTAGCAATGAGTAAAAATTCACTTTTTATAACTTATTTTAAATCTGAGTTTCCTGATTATTTTAATAATATTTTGCAAACTCATCCTAATCTAATTTCTTCTGAATTAGAAATTTGTGCATTAATAAAAATTAATCTAAGTACAAAAGAAATAGCAATGGCTACTAATACAACAGTTCGTGCTGTTGAAAATAAAAAATACAGAATTCGAAGAAAATTCAATCTGCCATCAGAAGTAGATCTTAATTTGTACATTATAAATAAATTTTAA
- a CDS encoding helix-turn-helix transcriptional regulator, with product MVKKLSSFISEIFKKKKLDKDEIEYEKSLFFDIYTLVLVFILVCNVILNVFFLDERIYAGIFFGMGLFMLCTLLWPDKIRFNRYLLFLLFLLLGGVVFYCDIASGKAAMNYLSYISLSIAIAFFFDYNKDKYIIITLVGLFIFYFLLSIITDYSVFASIHQNLSPQEQWYIRVYKAMEICFCTFVGMYFIYRKEQMIIKYYIEKEKLHDLIKKTDRLNFSDGLYELAMSRNSLFITYFKSEFPVYFENILKTCPNLISSELEICALLKLNLSTKEIAQATNTTVRAVENKKYRIRKKFNLPSDADLNLYIIQAF from the coding sequence ATGGTTAAAAAACTATCTTCATTTATATCAGAAATATTCAAAAAAAAAAAGTTAGATAAAGACGAAATAGAGTATGAAAAAAGTCTATTTTTTGACATCTATACTTTGGTTCTTGTATTTATTCTGGTATGTAATGTTATCCTTAATGTATTTTTTCTCGACGAGCGTATTTATGCAGGAATTTTCTTCGGTATGGGGCTTTTTATGTTATGTACTCTACTATGGCCAGATAAAATTCGGTTTAACAGATATTTATTATTTTTATTGTTTCTTCTTTTAGGAGGGGTGGTTTTCTATTGTGATATTGCAAGCGGCAAAGCTGCTATGAACTACTTGTCTTACATATCTTTAAGCATAGCTATAGCATTTTTTTTTGATTACAATAAAGATAAGTATATCATAATAACCCTGGTAGGGCTGTTTATTTTTTATTTTTTACTAAGTATTATTACTGACTATTCTGTATTTGCATCTATTCACCAGAATCTTTCACCTCAAGAACAATGGTATATAAGGGTATATAAAGCGATGGAAATCTGTTTTTGCACTTTTGTAGGTATGTATTTTATTTATCGAAAAGAGCAAATGATCATAAAATATTATATAGAGAAAGAAAAACTACATGATTTAATAAAAAAAACAGATAGATTAAACTTTTCAGATGGACTATATGAGCTAGCAATGAGTCGAAATTCATTATTTATAACCTATTTCAAATCTGAATTTCCTGTATATTTTGAAAATATTTTAAAAACCTGCCCTAATCTCATTTCTTCAGAACTAGAAATTTGTGCTTTACTAAAACTAAATTTAAGTACAAAAGAAATAGCACAAGCTACAAACACAACTGTACGTGCTGTTGAAAATAAAAAATACAGGATTCGGAAAAAATTTAATTTGCCATCGGACGCTGATCTTAATTTATACATCATACAAGCTTTTTAA
- a CDS encoding helix-turn-helix domain-containing protein yields the protein MKFILLLFFIFPCILSAQIITSINSDIKKARELSQTNPKKSLELSENTYRLSKDINYTKGVLESGNILMAKYYDLGNYKKVIELGKATEGLSIEEENNEILANTYRLRASSYTELGFNDESYKEFSKALKITDKIKSKNSKYYLKSLIYIGLASHSAHINLPVDSVVYYQKKSLETIIKVDSNKDFVNKKNHTLALTYINLGKTSNAKQNIKEAESFFSKALIICQKDDLNKNLEIIVFNEFAWLYYDQKKYNESKKYAKQAENLEKHISIPYIRRDIYEVIFKSCVELGEKESSRKYMNLYTKLNDSLVNAEKKTINTPVNQIIEKQQKVHINNVHSIFIFIFIISLFLIGIFFYFWKQNQNKLHAKYKEIIKNIKKTDNLNKEVIDNTKQNIVSIDKTINITDETIKTILIKLNKFEKSQKYLKKDLSLTSLANDLNTNTRSLSEIIKRYKEKSYNSYINSLRINYIINILCDNPIYREYKISYLADVSGFSSREVFAVVFKKEAGVSPSYFINNLKKDQLLTSSSAN from the coding sequence ATGAAATTTATTCTATTGCTATTTTTTATTTTTCCGTGCATTTTAAGTGCTCAAATAATCACTAGCATTAATAGTGATATTAAAAAAGCGAGAGAACTTTCGCAAACTAACCCCAAAAAATCACTTGAACTATCTGAAAATACATATCGCCTTTCGAAAGACATCAATTATACGAAGGGCGTTTTAGAAAGTGGTAATATTTTAATGGCTAAATATTATGACTTAGGAAATTATAAAAAAGTGATAGAATTAGGAAAAGCTACCGAAGGTCTTTCAATAGAAGAAGAAAATAATGAGATATTGGCAAATACTTATAGATTAAGAGCATCCTCTTATACTGAATTAGGTTTTAATGATGAAAGCTACAAAGAATTTAGTAAAGCATTGAAAATCACAGATAAGATAAAATCAAAAAATAGTAAGTATTATTTGAAATCCCTTATATACATCGGATTAGCTAGTCACTCTGCTCATATAAATTTACCTGTTGATTCTGTTGTATATTATCAAAAAAAAAGTCTTGAAACTATTATTAAGGTAGATTCAAATAAAGATTTTGTGAATAAAAAAAATCATACACTAGCTCTTACATATATCAATCTAGGAAAGACAAGCAATGCAAAGCAAAATATAAAGGAGGCTGAATCTTTTTTTTCAAAGGCACTTATTATATGTCAAAAAGATGATCTTAACAAGAATCTTGAAATTATAGTGTTTAATGAATTTGCGTGGCTGTATTATGATCAAAAAAAATATAATGAGTCTAAAAAGTATGCTAAACAGGCAGAAAATTTAGAAAAACATATAAGTATACCTTACATTCGCAGGGATATATATGAGGTCATTTTTAAATCCTGTGTAGAATTGGGTGAAAAAGAAAGTTCAAGAAAGTATATGAACCTTTATACTAAGCTCAATGACAGTCTTGTCAACGCAGAAAAAAAAACCATAAATACTCCCGTAAATCAAATTATTGAAAAGCAACAAAAAGTACATATTAACAATGTCCACAGTATTTTCATTTTTATATTTATCATTAGTCTTTTTCTGATAGGAATTTTTTTTTATTTCTGGAAACAAAATCAGAATAAACTTCACGCAAAGTATAAGGAAATTATAAAAAATATAAAAAAAACGGATAATTTAAATAAAGAAGTTATAGATAATACTAAACAAAATATAGTAAGTATTGACAAAACAATTAATATAACTGATGAGACGATTAAAACTATACTAATAAAACTGAATAAGTTTGAAAAATCTCAAAAATACCTAAAAAAAGATCTAAGCCTCACCTCTCTTGCCAATGATCTAAATACCAATACCCGATCCTTATCTGAAATTATCAAACGATATAAAGAAAAGAGTTATAACAGCTATATTAATAGTTTAAGAATCAACTATATTATAAATATACTTTGTGATAATCCGATTTATAGGGAATATAAAATAAGTTATCTAGCCGATGTCTCAGGCTTTTCATCGAGAGAAGTTTTTGCCGTTGTTTTTAAGAAGGAAGCCGGTGTCAGCCCTTCTTATTTTATCAATAATTTAAAAAAGGATCAACTCCTAACATCTTCATCAGCTAACTAA
- a CDS encoding helix-turn-helix domain-containing protein yields the protein MMKNNPPDYKKIYCDLISIKYPEKTHLFKHLLSKTKLSTLDVMEFSTLLSKMGTEDTLKFNQQHRSYNKSAIYQILEYQKINKINNSQLAEHFNLSRNTVAKWKKKFIITV from the coding sequence ATGATGAAAAATAATCCTCCAGATTACAAAAAAATCTACTGTGATCTTATTAGTATAAAATATCCAGAAAAAACCCATCTATTCAAGCATTTGCTTTCAAAAACAAAATTGTCCACACTTGATGTAATGGAATTTAGCACTCTACTTTCAAAAATGGGTACCGAAGATACTCTTAAATTCAATCAACAACATAGATCGTATAATAAATCTGCAATTTATCAGATATTAGAATATCAGAAAATTAATAAGATAAATAATTCTCAATTGGCAGAGCATTTTAATTTAAGTAGGAATACTGTTGCAAAATGGAAAAAAAAATTTATTATAACAGTGTAA
- a CDS encoding outer membrane beta-barrel protein: MVNPAYSIGGYSAAAITGLGRNLNNRHWISDVLAGIGIISTELGYFFIDKIYKNKGDNLEMLADIEGNGNPSFVSLKVGSTLSTTNFLKESDLTDKKEVGFEVGIEGAYFFSKKWGMGGHFSFSSFPIHPTKFLVDNNLGNFDITTQSLGFLNFAVGPYFSHEISDNLVLKATAGYSSGVSGKFFMKSEIFDLPTDEFQVAEYKPSSNFRRNSGAALPYKFKPELGIKLYIPTTTKHTLASAIILATFSKMIKKWTII; the protein is encoded by the coding sequence TTGGTAAATCCTGCTTATAGTATTGGTGGTTATAGTGCTGCTGCGATTACCGGATTGGGAAGAAATTTAAATAATCGACATTGGATTTCCGATGTTTTAGCAGGAATAGGTATTATTTCTACAGAACTAGGTTATTTTTTTATCGATAAGATTTATAAAAATAAAGGTGACAATTTGGAGATGCTTGCCGATATTGAAGGAAATGGAAATCCGTCTTTCGTATCTCTGAAAGTAGGATCAACTTTGTCTACAACCAACTTTTTAAAGGAGTCTGACCTTACTGACAAGAAGGAGGTGGGTTTTGAGGTTGGTATTGAAGGAGCCTATTTTTTCTCGAAAAAATGGGGAATGGGTGGACATTTTAGTTTCAGTAGTTTTCCCATACACCCAACCAAATTTCTGGTAGATAACAATCTTGGAAATTTTGACATCACAACACAGTCATTGGGATTTCTAAACTTTGCTGTAGGACCATATTTTTCTCATGAAATATCAGATAATTTAGTTTTAAAGGCTACTGCTGGGTATTCCTCTGGCGTAAGTGGAAAATTTTTTATGAAAAGCGAAATTTTTGACCTTCCAACTGATGAATTTCAGGTGGCAGAATATAAACCTTCCAGTAACTTCAGACGGAACAGTGGTGCCGCTTTACCGTATAAATTTAAGCCAGAATTAGGTATAAAACTGTATATACCTACTACAACCAAACACACTCTCGCATCAGCTATCATTTTAGCGACATTCTCCAAAATGATCAAGAAATGGACAATAATCTAA
- a CDS encoding transposase yields the protein MKKIRKNYSLEFKIQEVSLIEQRGNVSLVAQELGICKESLVNWRKLHKEGRLTKEKQISSDPIREELLRLRKEPKETKLERDILKKAVDIFLVRDG from the coding sequence ATGAAAAAGATCAGAAAAAATTACAGTTTAGAGTTTAAGATCCAAGAAGTATCTTTAATTGAACAGCGAGGCAATGTCTCGTTGGTGGCTCAAGAATTGGGGATTTGCAAAGAAAGTCTAGTCAATTGGAGAAAGCTTCACAAAGAAGGTAGGCTTACCAAGGAAAAACAAATTTCCTCCGATCCCATAAGAGAAGAGTTACTAAGGCTTCGCAAAGAACCTAAAGAAACAAAGCTTGAGCGTGACATCTTAAAAAAGGCGGTAGACATCTTCTTGGTGAGAGACGGGTAA
- a CDS encoding IS3 family transposase, with protein MEEKKTYYAIRRRAILSAEIISIYHWSCGRYGSTWIVRELESKEIRASRPFVAKLMRELDLRSIVKKKFKQTTNWLRRTTSLGFISSIPCCQKLFKSKFSG; from the coding sequence TTGGAAGAAAAGAAAACGTACTATGCAATCAGAAGAAGAGCTATTTTATCTGCGGAGATCATCAGTATCTATCATTGGAGCTGTGGCCGATATGGAAGCACATGGATTGTAAGGGAACTGGAATCAAAAGAAATAAGAGCTTCTCGCCCTTTCGTTGCCAAACTGATGAGAGAGCTTGACCTGAGAAGTATTGTAAAGAAAAAATTTAAGCAGACTACCAATTGGCTACGCCGAACCACTTCGTTAGGTTTCATCTCATCGATACCCTGTTGCCAGAAATTATTTAAATCAAAATTTTCAGGTTAA
- a CDS encoding squalene/phytoene synthase family protein produces the protein MKKPLSQCQYDLSLEQAEDYLKTIFPRVSRTFAITIPQLPSPLRRVVMNAYLLARILDTIEDDYALTIEQKFYYGKKFIWILENDIKSAKEFALEIAPKLSIQTNEAERELMYNLPLVLKITQTFNARQRQAIQRCVKIMWDGMQIFLKQRSESGLETLEDLNIYCYHAAGVVGEMLTELFADYSNKIAQNSEEMQKLAISFGNGLQITNILLDHWEDRKEGFCWLPRSLYGNDLYHLKPESYNENYRKSQTVMVNIAYKNLQEALKYTLLIPESEAGIRRFLFWTISFSLFSLSRIQEKPSFSKKEEIKVPRTNILKVIMITRILGTGDKTLTNFFNSVSLTIPDLNL, from the coding sequence ATGAAAAAACCACTATCACAATGTCAGTATGATTTGTCATTGGAACAAGCTGAAGATTATTTAAAAACTATTTTTCCTCGTGTTTCACGTACTTTTGCCATTACAATACCACAACTTCCTTCTCCATTACGTCGCGTTGTAATGAATGCTTATCTCCTAGCACGAATACTTGATACAATTGAAGATGATTATGCATTGACTATAGAACAAAAATTTTATTATGGAAAAAAGTTTATTTGGATTTTAGAGAATGATATAAAAAGCGCAAAAGAGTTCGCCTTAGAAATTGCACCCAAGTTATCGATTCAGACGAATGAAGCTGAACGTGAGCTTATGTACAATTTACCGCTAGTACTAAAAATAACACAAACGTTCAATGCCAGGCAAAGACAGGCAATCCAACGATGTGTAAAAATTATGTGGGATGGAATGCAGATTTTTTTAAAACAGCGAAGTGAAAGTGGTCTTGAGACATTAGAGGATTTAAATATTTATTGTTACCATGCTGCTGGTGTTGTAGGAGAGATGCTGACAGAACTTTTCGCAGATTATTCTAATAAAATAGCACAAAATAGTGAAGAAATGCAAAAACTGGCAATATCATTTGGAAACGGATTACAAATTACAAATATTCTTTTAGATCACTGGGAAGATCGTAAAGAAGGTTTTTGTTGGTTGCCACGTAGCTTGTACGGGAATGACCTATATCATCTTAAACCTGAAAGCTACAACGAAAATTACAGAAAATCGCAAACTGTAATGGTAAATATTGCTTATAAAAATTTACAAGAGGCTTTAAAATACACATTATTAATTCCGGAATCCGAAGCCGGAATCCGTCGATTTTTATTTTGGACAATCAGTTTTTCTTTGTTTTCACTAAGTAGAATACAAGAAAAACCTTCTTTTTCTAAGAAGGAAGAAATTAAGGTGCCCCGTACTAACATACTAAAAGTCATAATGATTACTCGAATTTTAGGAACAGGAGATAAAACATTAACCAATTTTTTTAATTCAGTTTCTTTAACTATACCAGATCTGAACTTGTAA
- a CDS encoding VOC family protein yields the protein MVEDVEKEYNRLTTFLEPYIVQKPTIMPWGNNSLLFRDPDGNLVNLFTPTTLEAIKKFEPTN from the coding sequence ATGGTTGAGGATGTAGAAAAAGAATATAATAGATTAACAACTTTTTTAGAACCATATATTGTCCAAAAGCCAACGATAATGCCTTGGGGAAATAATTCTCTCTTATTTAGAGATCCTGACGGAAATCTGGTCAATTTATTTACTCCAACTACATTGGAAGCAATTAAAAAATTTGAGCCTACAAATTAA
- a CDS encoding redoxin family protein translates to MKKELHYIKTAFAAEWLKTKNLGLFVLAVIFAVIAPILSFATKIIFEDSRVYNGVEKSAIHQSFLSLLSMYGEFLLILFIIISATRVAQIDHKNNGWTFLETQPLSKFSIYTGKFFVVVALFLISEILFFASTAFFASLTQAIFPQTNLDYSIDILWLIQIFLRLFVVALGVISLQMMLSIIISGFIWPFVIGILGLVLNVVANQRSLIFDFSPYNNINVTLSYPDSYELNSYFNYSEYMGIFWMIVFLLIGYVWYSCRGFKTAFIKNTQTFVRTLFGIALAVALYFFITKPIYPVKKTSETIIEGFVASSKQINEITIVSQEIEEPIAKIPVKEGNFFWKSKKNITLNNYRIIIGQKSHIFVLSKGDHLKFDIKIDPKNFKVIMKGTRKAENEFITANSNRNSKFYSWIVPQKQFTNTPEKFYREAKVEWKEGEKYLANYRTKENIYFADDFRKFQQQKNAVNMLNAIYDFQKMTSFIDKKFVPPKEFINELQSTLKKPSGILLSTQEYKNYRIKRFLPEEGTKSPDSIAFSKISKMPLGLERDQLLSYQLIKMMDLIKDEQQRNKLFLSKVGEFKDKKYGKYVAGQLQVINNQQKGKPFPAIAFFDQSGKKFNLTKFKGKYVVIDFWATWCGPCKETTPVFEYFANHYAYDDKMVFLSASIDEDKNKWKLDIKNKKTPVQQSWVEDPNALAKLGVNAIPRFMIIDREGKIYNANFPRPDDSNFQDLIDELPRKETFKLEF, encoded by the coding sequence ATGAAAAAAGAATTACATTATATAAAAACAGCTTTTGCTGCAGAATGGCTGAAAACTAAAAATCTAGGATTATTTGTTTTAGCCGTTATTTTTGCAGTCATTGCTCCGATTCTCTCATTTGCAACTAAAATTATATTTGAAGATAGCAGAGTATACAATGGAGTTGAAAAATCAGCAATACATCAAAGTTTCCTATCCCTTTTAAGTATGTATGGTGAATTTCTATTAATATTGTTTATTATTATAAGTGCAACCAGAGTAGCTCAGATAGATCATAAAAATAATGGCTGGACATTTTTAGAAACCCAACCATTAAGTAAATTTAGTATTTATACAGGGAAATTTTTTGTTGTCGTTGCGCTATTTCTGATTTCTGAAATACTATTTTTCGCTTCTACAGCTTTTTTTGCCTCTCTTACTCAAGCTATATTTCCCCAAACGAATCTAGACTACAGCATTGATATACTCTGGCTTATACAAATATTTCTTCGTCTGTTTGTAGTAGCATTAGGGGTAATCTCTTTACAAATGATGCTTTCCATTATAATCTCAGGATTCATATGGCCTTTTGTCATAGGCATTTTAGGGCTTGTTCTTAACGTAGTTGCTAATCAGAGATCTTTGATATTTGATTTTTCGCCATATAATAATATTAATGTAACTCTATCTTATCCTGATTCCTATGAATTAAACAGTTACTTTAATTATTCTGAATATATGGGTATCTTTTGGATGATTGTTTTTCTTCTGATCGGCTATGTTTGGTACAGTTGTCGTGGATTTAAGACAGCCTTCATTAAAAACACTCAAACATTTGTGCGAACTTTATTTGGAATTGCACTTGCTGTTGCACTATACTTTTTTATTACGAAACCTATTTATCCTGTGAAAAAAACTAGTGAAACTATTATTGAAGGCTTTGTAGCATCTTCAAAACAAATAAATGAGATAACTATAGTTTCCCAAGAGATTGAAGAGCCAATTGCAAAAATTCCCGTGAAAGAAGGAAATTTTTTTTGGAAATCTAAAAAGAATATCACGTTAAATAATTATCGAATTATCATAGGTCAGAAATCGCATATTTTTGTTTTGTCAAAAGGAGATCATTTGAAGTTTGATATCAAAATTGATCCGAAAAATTTTAAAGTCATAATGAAAGGAACCCGAAAGGCAGAAAACGAATTTATCACGGCCAACAGTAATAGAAATTCTAAGTTTTATAGTTGGATAGTTCCTCAAAAACAATTCACCAATACACCTGAAAAGTTTTATAGGGAAGCTAAAGTTGAGTGGAAAGAAGGAGAAAAGTATCTTGCTAATTACCGTACTAAGGAGAATATTTACTTTGCAGATGATTTCAGAAAATTTCAGCAACAAAAAAACGCTGTGAATATGCTGAATGCTATTTATGATTTTCAAAAAATGACATCTTTCATTGATAAAAAATTTGTCCCTCCAAAAGAGTTTATTAATGAATTGCAAAGCACTTTAAAAAAACCATCTGGAATATTGCTTTCCACTCAGGAATATAAAAATTATAGAATCAAGAGGTTTTTACCTGAAGAAGGGACTAAAAGCCCCGATAGTATAGCGTTCAGCAAAATATCAAAAATGCCTTTAGGATTAGAAAGAGATCAGCTTCTTTCTTATCAACTCATAAAGATGATGGATTTGATTAAGGATGAGCAACAGAGAAATAAATTATTCCTTTCAAAAGTAGGTGAGTTTAAAGACAAAAAATATGGAAAGTATGTTGCCGGTCAGCTTCAGGTAATTAACAATCAGCAAAAAGGTAAGCCCTTTCCAGCGATTGCATTTTTTGATCAGAGTGGCAAGAAATTTAATCTTACAAAGTTTAAAGGAAAATATGTTGTAATTGACTTTTGGGCAACATGGTGTGGACCATGTAAGGAGACAACACCCGTTTTTGAATATTTTGCAAATCATTATGCGTATGACGATAAAATGGTTTTTCTATCTGCTAGCATAGACGAGGATAAGAACAAATGGAAACTTGATATAAAAAATAAAAAAACACCTGTGCAACAATCGTGGGTTGAAGATCCAAATGCATTAGCAAAACTGGGTGTGAATGCTATTCCAAGGTTTATGATTATTGATCGTGAAGGAAAGATTTATAATGCTAATTTTCCACGGCCAGACGACAGTAATTTTCAAGACCTAATTGATGAACTTCCAAGAAAAGAAACTTTCAAACTAGAATTCTAA